A region of the bacterium genome:
CAGCTACAGCACCATGGGCAGCGGCGGCGGCGCCGACGTGGACAAGGTCGTCGAGGCCCTGGCCCTCGCGCGGGCCAAGGCGCCCGACCTGCAGATCGACGGTCCGCTGCAGCTCGACGCCGCCCTCGTGCCGGAAATCGGCGCCAAGAAGGCGCCGGGCAGCGACGTGGCCGGCAAGGCCAACGTGCTCGTCTTCCCCGACCTGGACGCGGGCAACATCGGCTACAAGCTCGTGCAGCGCCTGGCCGGTGCCGAGGCCGTCGGTCCGGTGCTGCAGGGCATGGCCAAAGGCGTGAACGACCTCTCGCGCGGCTGCTCGGTCGAGGACATCGTCAACGTGGCGGCCATCACCGCCCTGCAGAGCGGCTGAGATGCGCAACGTCCTGGTCATCAACTGCGGCAGCAGCTCGCTCAAGTACCAGCTGCTGGACATGACGGGCGAGACCGTCCTGGCCAGCGGGCTGGTCGAGCGGATCGGGCTCGATCCGGGCGTGCACACCTACAAGCGTCCGGGCGCCGAGGACCGGCGCGAGGAGACCGCCATCGCGGACCACGCCCGCGGCATCGAGCTCGTGCTCGACGCCCTGGTCTCGCCCGATCACGGCGTGGTGCGGTCGATGGCCGAGGTGAGCGCCGTCGGCCACCGGGTGGTGCACGCCGGCGAGCGCTACAGCGGCTCGGTGCTCATCGACGCGGACGTGCTCGACGCCCTGCGCGCGTGCGTGCCCCTGGCGCCGCTGCACAACCCGGCCAACATCACGGGCATCGAGGCCGCCCGGCAGGTGATGCCGGACGTGCCCATGGTCGGCGTCTTCGACACGGCCTTCCACCAGACCATGCCCGACCGGGCCTACATCTACCCCATCCCCTACGAGCTCTACGAGGAGCACGGGATCCGGCGCTACGGCTTCCACGGCACGAGCCACCGCTACGTGACGCTGCGCGCGGCGCGGATCCTCGAGCGCGACGTGGCCGACCTGAACCTCATCACCTGCCACCTGGGCAACGGCGCCTCGATGGCGGCGGTGCGCGGGGGCGAGAGCATCGACACGAGCATGGGCCTGACGCCGCTGGAAGGCCTGATGATGGGGACGCGCTCGGGCGACATCGACCCGGCGCTGGTCGGCTTCCTGGCGCGCCTGCTGGACACCGACCTGGCCGCCATCGAGCAGATGCTCAACAAGCAGAGCGGCATGCTCGGCATCAGCGGCATCAGCAGCGACCTGCGCGACGTCGAGCGCGAGTACGCCAACGGCAACGACCGCGCCCGCCTCGCCCTCGAGGTGTACGCCTACCACATCCGCAAGTACATCGGGGCCTACGCCGTGGCCCTCGGCCGGGTCGACGCCATCGTCTTCACCGCGGGCGTCGGCGAGCACGCCTCGCTGGTGCGCGAATGGGCCTGCCGCGGGCTCGACGCCATCGGGGCGATCCTCGACCCGTTCAAGAACGCCACCCGGCACGACGAGGCCATCATCTCCAAGATGAGCTCCCGGGTGAAGATCATGATCGTGCCCACCAACGAGGAACTGATGATCGCCCGGGACACGCGCGATCTCGTCTTCGGCGCCTGACGATCCGCCGCCATTGCGCACCGGCCGCCCGGGCCGCGCATGTGCGGGCGAGATCCCGTCGGCCCGCGGCGGGGCCGTGTCCCCGAGCCGCCCGAGGTTGAAACATGTCCCGGAACCCGCGCCTGACCGCCCTGCTCCCGCTGCTGCTCCCGCTGCTGATCCTGCCGCTGCTCCTGCTGGCATCCGCGCCCGCCCGGGCCGGTGTCGCGCCGGGCGACCTGCTCGTCTACTACGGCTGGCCCAGCGGCATCAACGGCACCTTCACGGTGGCCGGCGCCGCGGCGGAGTTCGCCGCCTACGACCTGGTCGTCCTCGGCGACGGCCTCGAGAAGGCGACCCATCCGGACCACGCCAACACGGTGGCCATCATGGCCCAGGCCCGGGCCCTCGCCGGCACCCGCTTCTTCGGCTACGTCGACCTGGGCGTCAGCACCCAGAACCTGCCGGAGGCCGAGATCGCCCTGCGCATCGACGAATGGCTCGCCGCCGGCGCCGAGGGCATCTTCCTCGACGACTACGGCTACGACTTCGGCGTGACCCGTGCGCGGCAGAACGCCGCCGTCGACCACGCCCACCTGCGCGGGCTGCCGGTCGTCGCCAATGCCTGGGTGCCGGCCGATGTCTTCGGCACGGCCGTCGACCCCGTCGCCAACCCGGCCGGCGCGGCGCCGCGGCTCGGTCCGGGCGACGCCTACCTCGCCGAGAGCCATGCGGTCGCCCTCGGCCAGTGGCAGGACACGGCCGCCTGGTGGGCGAAGGCCGCGGCCCTGGCGGCCTACCGGGAGCAGTGGGGCTTTGACGTGATCTCGGTGACGACGCCCGATGCGGCCGGGAACTTCGACGCCGCCGCCTTCGCCTGGGCCTGGCATGCGGCGCTGCTCGGCGGCCACGCGGCGACGGGCTGGGGCGAGCCCGCGTTCGCCGCGGCCACGGGCCTGGCGCCATGGCGTCCGCGGCCGTCCACCGATGCCGGAGCGGCCTTCGCGGGCCCGGCGGCCCTGGTCGGCGACGTGGCCGTGCGCTATACGGACACCGGGCTGCTGCGCCTGGACACGGCGACCCACGAGGCGTCGTTCACACCGGGCGCGAGCCCGACGCCCGACCGGGCGGCCGCCGCCGCCCCCCGCGCCGTGCCGAACCCGTTCAATCCCGTCACCCGCGTCCGCTTCAGCCTCGACCGGCCCGCCCGTCTGCGGATCGCCGTGCACGCGCTGGACGGCACCCGGGTCGCGGTGCTCGCCGACGGGCGGGAGTACGCCGCGGGCGACCACGACGTGCGGTTCGACGGTCGGGGCCTCGGCGCCGGGGTCTACCTGGTGCGGATCGACGGCGCCGGCGCGCCCCGCACGTGCCGGGTCACGCTGGTCAAGTAGCCGGTCGGTGCCGGCGCGCCGGGCTCAGCGGCCGGATGCCGCGAGGACGGCCGGACGCACCTGGAACGACCCGCGCATGACGACGGCGCCGCTGGCCGTGATCTCGACGGCTTCGGGCCCCGACGGCCCCGCCGTGACCGTCACCTCGACCCGGTTGGGCCGACCGACCGCCCGGCCCTGCCCGCAGACGAGGGTCGTGCGGCCCGCGTCGGTGCCGGCCGCCGCCACCATGTACGCCGCCGCCGCCCCGGCGCCGGTGCCGCTGCCGATGTCCTCGGCGTGCCCCGGGTGGGTGTGGAAGCAGCGGCACTCGAGGTCGACCTCGGCGTCGCGGGTCGCGGTGCAGACCAGGGTCAGGCCGCCGGCGCCGCGCCGGTCGAGCAGACGCGCGATGCCGGGCGCGCGACGGTCGACGCCGCGGAAGATCCCCCGGTCGGCCACGGGCACCACGATCTGGTCGAACCCGCAGCCGACCCGCTGGGGCTCCCGCGATCCCGCCCAGAGGAATTCCGGCGGCACCTCGAGGGCCGCCGCGACCTCGCTGGCCGGCACCGGCTCGCCGAAGCGCGGCGCCGGCAGGCCGACGGTGATGCGGGCCGCACCTTCGTCGCCGCAGCGCAGGAGCACCGGCAGCAGTCCGGCGGCGGTCTCCAGCGTCACGGCCACGCCCCCGGGCGTGGGCCGGTAGAACCCCCGGTCGCACATGGACGCGAAGGCCGCCACGGCGACGTGACCCGAGAACCGGACCTCGCCGTTGGGGGTCTGGAAGCGCAGGCGAACGTCGGCGCCGGGCCGCGTGGGCGGCAGCACGAAGCCGGCCTCCATGGCGAGCTCCTCGGCGATCCGGAACATCCGTTCGGGGTCGAGGTTCGAGGCGTTGGGAATGATCGCGGCGGGGATGCCGGCGAAGGCCTGGTCGGCGAAGGCATCGACGATGTGGAAGGGTATGATGGCCATGACGTCCTCTCCCGCTGTGGCGGCCGCAGCGACCGCCGGACCGGACGGGGGCCGCCAGGCCCCCCGCGAAGAGTGGTTGCCCATGGGCGATGCTCCTCAATCTACGACGATGCGCCCTCGCCCGCCAAGCTGCGCCCTTGCCCCGCCGCGGCCGTGACCCTTTTTTTCCGGGAGCGGGGCGCCGCCCCGCCGGCGCCCGACCCCGTACCGGAAAGGATCCCATGCCCTTCGCGACGTACCCGTCCCGCAACTTCGGCCGCACCCTCGCCGTGGTGCTGCTCCTGTCGGCGGTGCTGACGGCCCATCCGGCGCCCGCCGCCGCAGCCGGGGACGACCGTGCCGACGCGCTGGCGATCAACGAACTCGTGCGGGCCGGTCGTCGTGCCGAGGCCCTGCCCCTTTGCCGGGCCTACGCATCCGGACATCCCGACGACGCGGTCATGCTCTACAACCTCGCCTGCCTCGAGAACACCGTCGGCGACCCCGACGCGGCGGCCGCCGCCTACCGCGGCGCCCTCCTGGCGGGCTTCGACGCCTGGGAGGCCGCCGAGGCCGATCCCGACCACCAGGGTCCCCTCGCCGACGTCGTGCGCCGGGCGAACCTGGCGGAAGCCGAGCGACTCGGCCGCCTCGTCGCCGCCGGGCGCACCCGCCTGTCCCGTGACGTGTGGACGCCCGCCCGCCGGCTGGTCGACCACGGCGTCGCGGCCGCGACCGACACCGCCGGCGTGTGGCTGCGCTTCCGTTGGGCCGCCGAGGCGCTCGAGTTCGAACTGACGGCAGGCGGCGACTGGGCCGACCTCTTCGCCGGCGACGACGCGCCCCCCTGGCAGGGCGGACCGGGTCTGGCCCTCAGCCTCGGCACCGCCCCCGACGGCGACTGGCTGCGGGTGGACGACGGCCGCCTCTTCGCCTGCGGCCTC
Encoded here:
- a CDS encoding acetate kinase translates to MRNVLVINCGSSSLKYQLLDMTGETVLASGLVERIGLDPGVHTYKRPGAEDRREETAIADHARGIELVLDALVSPDHGVVRSMAEVSAVGHRVVHAGERYSGSVLIDADVLDALRACVPLAPLHNPANITGIEAARQVMPDVPMVGVFDTAFHQTMPDRAYIYPIPYELYEEHGIRRYGFHGTSHRYVTLRAARILERDVADLNLITCHLGNGASMAAVRGGESIDTSMGLTPLEGLMMGTRSGDIDPALVGFLARLLDTDLAAIEQMLNKQSGMLGISGISSDLRDVEREYANGNDRARLALEVYAYHIRKYIGAYAVALGRVDAIVFTAGVGEHASLVREWACRGLDAIGAILDPFKNATRHDEAIISKMSSRVKIMIVPTNEELMIARDTRDLVFGA
- a CDS encoding PhzF family phenazine biosynthesis protein, whose amino-acid sequence is MAIIPFHIVDAFADQAFAGIPAAIIPNASNLDPERMFRIAEELAMEAGFVLPPTRPGADVRLRFQTPNGEVRFSGHVAVAAFASMCDRGFYRPTPGGVAVTLETAAGLLPVLLRCGDEGAARITVGLPAPRFGEPVPASEVAAALEVPPEFLWAGSREPQRVGCGFDQIVVPVADRGIFRGVDRRAPGIARLLDRRGAGGLTLVCTATRDAEVDLECRCFHTHPGHAEDIGSGTGAGAAAAYMVAAAGTDAGRTTLVCGQGRAVGRPNRVEVTVTAGPSGPEAVEITASGAVVMRGSFQVRPAVLAASGR